From the genome of Mugil cephalus isolate CIBA_MC_2020 chromosome 2, CIBA_Mcephalus_1.1, whole genome shotgun sequence, one region includes:
- the synpo2b gene encoding synaptopodin-2 isoform X3 → MEPGAEDIHNTDNLSPWSDSEGSHEFCVSESLAESYSDDDVSEEESPFEPQTALTAKSDPESSKHIQEVGVWESTGEQLPGSEEEVSYQEEEDIYHTESRESSTESPHDQTSQTSVSPHAESEPPAGQISRPHSSSSSLGCAAHMTLALTLTTEQPQGASNRHGPGTGNRRVESSEEGGSSEAPPASVFFGISDEGAEQAEKWNSETDTDLCRPDRHRTRSTRLSHIESPSQRHVKETKSKCKRIARLLTDAPNPQNKGALLFKKRRQRVKKYTLVSYGTGDNELDSEGQIGEEAEEVRSAGYNLVATSDSELEEQYSLHQQQQHNLSVNRGSVGEMDALPETSGKGVMMFAQRRKRMDEIQLEHEEMRSKALTVEALPEPECTEAQNMYDTEEMYMSDDQANYMDSNLRQHVDYQDNIPHMNNFGSKALVPNRTAKPFPGFQHGKSAPIKPVSIAPVMKKHEPRFKVPVPINTNPQVWSPTGDIIASRDERISVPAIKTGNMPESKRKPASKQSPMQQRSDLQVQNKGDRRSYIEPEEDFFSLGAEACNFMQPRTVKLKHPPPVAPKPVINPSCPPWMRRSPSSEPCIPPRSPQPPRSPVPHSQHYLQQQDWAHPQQMANRWAADQTQATLQTPATAWAPVNSSSQLHPQPTTNSWSQQPPRSPGLGRSRSLSLPRRLNSVPSPGFLSPVSTPGSQPAFLPMQRQASFQERPCKPLSPWEVASRSPIALVDDAYAFQGLPSSAASNVRSAAQRRSLPEPPDEWRRRVSPDPAAVSKGQFYHAAPAFQAPSMSRTVAPEKPAFYGPPFRRAQPLGPASGANFGYVTQGSSPTKYSPLYGSIQRS, encoded by the exons ATGGAACCAGGAGCTGAAGACATACACAACACAGATAACTTGTCCCCCTGGTCTGATTCAGAGGGTTCCCACGAATTTTGTGTCTCTGAGTCCTTGGCAGAGTCCTACAGTGATGACGATGTCAGTGAGGAAGAGTCTCCCTTTGAACCACAGACTGCTCTTACGGCCAAGTCTGACCCCGAGTCTTCAAAGCACATTCAGGAGGTGGGAGTTTGGGAATCTACTGGTGAGCAACTGCCTGGAAGTGAAGAGGAAGTTTCataccaagaagaagaagacatctATCATACTGAATCAAGAGAGTCCAGTACAGAGTCTCCTCATGACCAAACCTCCCAAACCTCAGTGTCCCCTCATGCAGAGTCCGAGCCTCCTGCTGGCCAGATATCTCGGCCgcattcctcttcctcctctcttggCTGTGCCGCTCATATGACCCTGGCCTTGACCCTGACCACTGAACAGCCCCAGGGAGCCAGTAATAGGCACGGCCCAGGGACTGGGAACAGGAGGGTTGAATCttcagaggaaggagggagtaGCGAAGCACCTCCTGCCTCTGTCTTCTTTGGAATTTCAGACGAGGGTGCTGAGCAGGCAGAGAAGTGGAACTCAGAGACTGACACAGATCTGTGCAGACCGGACAGGCACAGGACAAGGTCCACAC GGCTCAGTCACATCGAGAGCCCATCACAAAGGCACGTCAAGGAGACCAAGTCTAAATGTAAGCGAATTGCTCGGCTTCTGACTGATGCGCCCAACCCTCAGAATAAGGGAGCCTTGCTGTTTAAAAAACGCCGCCAGAGGGTCAAGAAGTATACCCTGGTGAGTTACGGGACTGGTGACAACGAGCTTGACAGCGAAGGCCAAATAGGGGAGGAAGCTGAAGAAGTCAGATCAGCTGGATACAACCTTGTGGCTACAAGTGATTCTGAGTTAGAGGAGCAGTATTCtcttcatcagcagcagcagcacaatcTAAGTGTGAATCGGGGAAGTGTTGGAGAAATGGATGCCCTACCAGAGACAAGCGGGAAGGGAGTTATGATGTTTGCACAGCGGCGCAAACGAATGGACGAGATTCAGTTAGAGCACGAAGAAATGAGGAGTAAAGCATTAACTGTAGAGGCGCTGCCCGAACCCGAATGTACAGAAGCACAGAATATGTATGACACGGAGGAAATGTACATGAGTGATGATCAGGCCAATTACATGGATTCAAATCTGAGGCAGCACGTAGACTACCAAGACAATATTCCACACATGAACAACTTTGGAAGCAAAGCTCTGGTGCCAAACAGAACTGCAAAACCTTTCCCTGGATTTCAACATGGTAAAAGTGCTCCTATCAAGCCTGTTAGCATTGCTCCAGTCATGAAGAAGCATGAACCAAGATTCAAAGTCCCCGTGCCTATTAACACTAACCCACAGGTTTGGTCTCCAACTGGGGACATCATTGCCTCAAGAGATGAGAGAATATCTGTGCCAGCCATCAAGACCGGCAACATGCCAGAGTCAAAACGGAAACCTGCTAGCAAGCAGTCCCCAATGCAGCAACGATCAGATCTTCAGGTTCAAAACAAAGGGGACAGGAGGTCTTACATCGAGCCGGAGGAGGACTTTTTTAGTCTAGGCGCTGAAGCTTGTAACTTCATGCAACCCAGAACGGTAAAACTCAAGCACCCGCCTCCAGTCGCCCCAAAACCTGTCATCAACCCAAGCTGTCCGCCTTGGATGAGGAGGAGTCCATCCAGTGAGCCCTGTATTCCTCCAAGAAGTCCACAACCTCCTCGCAGTCCAGTGCCTCATAGTCAGCATTATTTACAGCAGCAAGACTGGGCTCATCCTCAACAGATGGCCAACCGTTGGGCAGCAGATCAAACCCAGGCAACACTTCAAACACCTGCCACTGCTTGGGCTCCGGTCAACTCCTCTTCTCAGCTTCATCCTCAGCCAACCACAAATAGCTGGAGTCAACAGCCGCCACGATCCCCT GGACTTGGCAGGAGCCGCTCCCTGAGCCTCCCCAGGCGACTCAATTCAGTGCCTTCTCCTGGATTCCTGTCGCCCGTGAGCACGCCGGGAAGTCAGCCAGCGTTTTTACCTATGCAGAGGCAAGCGTCCTTTCAGGAAAGACCCTGCAAGCCCCTGTCACCGTGGGAGGTTGCGTCAAGAAGCCCCATCGCTTTAGTGGATGACGCCTATGCGTTTCAGGGCCTCCCGTCATCTGCTGCTTCTAATGTCAGATCTGCAGCGCAGCGCAGGTCTCTGCCAGAGCCTCCAGACGAATGGAGGCGCAGGGTGTCTCCTGATCCCGCAGCTGTCAGTAAGGGTCAGTTTTATCATGCGGCCCCAGCTTTTCAGGCTCCGTCCATGAGCAGGACAGTTGCACCTGAGAAACCAGCCTTCTATGGGCCTCCCTTCAGACGTGCCCAGCCTCTCGGCCCTGCCAGTGGGGCCAACTTCGGATACGTGACACAGGGCTCCAGTCCAACAAAGTACTCCCCTTTGTATGGTTCAATCCAGAGAAGTTAA
- the synpo2b gene encoding synaptopodin-2 isoform X2, whose product MEPGAEDIHNTDNLSPWSDSEGSHEFCVSESLAESYSDDDVSEEESPFEPQTALTAKSDPESSKHIQEVGVWESTGEQLPGSEEEVSYQEEEDIYHTESRESSTESPHDQTSQTSVSPHAESEPPAGQISRPHSSSSSLGCAAHMTLALTLTTEQPQGASNRHGPGTGNRRVESSEEGGSSEAPPASVFFGISDEGAEQAEKWNSETDTDLCRPDRHRTRSTRLSHIESPSQRHVKETKSKCKRIARLLTDAPNPQNKGALLFKKRRQRVKKYTLVSYGTGDNELDSEGQIGEEAEEVRSAGYNLVATSDSELEEQYSLHQQQQHNLSVNRGSVGEMDALPETSGKGVMMFAQRRKRMDEIQLEHEEMRSKALTVEALPEPECTEAQNMYDTEEMYMSDDQANYMDSNLRQHVDYQDNIPHMNNFGSKALVPNRTAKPFPGFQHGKSAPIKPVSIAPVMKKHEPRFKVPVPINTNPQVWSPTGDIIASRDERISVPAIKTGNMPESKRKPASKQSPMQQRSDLQVQNKGDRRSYIEPEEDFFSLGAEACNFMQPRTVKLKHPPPVAPKPVINPSCPPWMRRSPSSEPCIPPRSPQPPRSPVPHSQHYLQQQDWAHPQQMANRWAADQTQATLQTPATAWAPVNSSSQLHPQPTTNSWSQQPPRSPVSMQACSPTYSPHYPPQPSRNMSDTTPNSVASYPPQAGKPYVHAPKAPQGSSRVWVSNRGVNRSGDGPMSGRGAELFAKRQSRMEKFIVDDETVQANKTRSPSPTSSLPNSWRYSTNVRAPPPVSYNPLLSPSYPQSAAKQPPATSPKIKPKTKEKAKSAPKQLNALDIMKHQPYQLDSSLFKYDAVPEAKSHSPKAAPVSKFEATKKLKQRSLSSHPSYNTSELAAQSKAEAPAKSRGSVSSQNSSAQFAVSAKLLATDKHLDDKHTVTPAAHHIANKQAPSARPASTTSQQSSTGDSIASAFSPASLIARGARQMAPRPKFSAKKPVATGKQWKPVAMLH is encoded by the exons ATGGAACCAGGAGCTGAAGACATACACAACACAGATAACTTGTCCCCCTGGTCTGATTCAGAGGGTTCCCACGAATTTTGTGTCTCTGAGTCCTTGGCAGAGTCCTACAGTGATGACGATGTCAGTGAGGAAGAGTCTCCCTTTGAACCACAGACTGCTCTTACGGCCAAGTCTGACCCCGAGTCTTCAAAGCACATTCAGGAGGTGGGAGTTTGGGAATCTACTGGTGAGCAACTGCCTGGAAGTGAAGAGGAAGTTTCataccaagaagaagaagacatctATCATACTGAATCAAGAGAGTCCAGTACAGAGTCTCCTCATGACCAAACCTCCCAAACCTCAGTGTCCCCTCATGCAGAGTCCGAGCCTCCTGCTGGCCAGATATCTCGGCCgcattcctcttcctcctctcttggCTGTGCCGCTCATATGACCCTGGCCTTGACCCTGACCACTGAACAGCCCCAGGGAGCCAGTAATAGGCACGGCCCAGGGACTGGGAACAGGAGGGTTGAATCttcagaggaaggagggagtaGCGAAGCACCTCCTGCCTCTGTCTTCTTTGGAATTTCAGACGAGGGTGCTGAGCAGGCAGAGAAGTGGAACTCAGAGACTGACACAGATCTGTGCAGACCGGACAGGCACAGGACAAGGTCCACAC GGCTCAGTCACATCGAGAGCCCATCACAAAGGCACGTCAAGGAGACCAAGTCTAAATGTAAGCGAATTGCTCGGCTTCTGACTGATGCGCCCAACCCTCAGAATAAGGGAGCCTTGCTGTTTAAAAAACGCCGCCAGAGGGTCAAGAAGTATACCCTGGTGAGTTACGGGACTGGTGACAACGAGCTTGACAGCGAAGGCCAAATAGGGGAGGAAGCTGAAGAAGTCAGATCAGCTGGATACAACCTTGTGGCTACAAGTGATTCTGAGTTAGAGGAGCAGTATTCtcttcatcagcagcagcagcacaatcTAAGTGTGAATCGGGGAAGTGTTGGAGAAATGGATGCCCTACCAGAGACAAGCGGGAAGGGAGTTATGATGTTTGCACAGCGGCGCAAACGAATGGACGAGATTCAGTTAGAGCACGAAGAAATGAGGAGTAAAGCATTAACTGTAGAGGCGCTGCCCGAACCCGAATGTACAGAAGCACAGAATATGTATGACACGGAGGAAATGTACATGAGTGATGATCAGGCCAATTACATGGATTCAAATCTGAGGCAGCACGTAGACTACCAAGACAATATTCCACACATGAACAACTTTGGAAGCAAAGCTCTGGTGCCAAACAGAACTGCAAAACCTTTCCCTGGATTTCAACATGGTAAAAGTGCTCCTATCAAGCCTGTTAGCATTGCTCCAGTCATGAAGAAGCATGAACCAAGATTCAAAGTCCCCGTGCCTATTAACACTAACCCACAGGTTTGGTCTCCAACTGGGGACATCATTGCCTCAAGAGATGAGAGAATATCTGTGCCAGCCATCAAGACCGGCAACATGCCAGAGTCAAAACGGAAACCTGCTAGCAAGCAGTCCCCAATGCAGCAACGATCAGATCTTCAGGTTCAAAACAAAGGGGACAGGAGGTCTTACATCGAGCCGGAGGAGGACTTTTTTAGTCTAGGCGCTGAAGCTTGTAACTTCATGCAACCCAGAACGGTAAAACTCAAGCACCCGCCTCCAGTCGCCCCAAAACCTGTCATCAACCCAAGCTGTCCGCCTTGGATGAGGAGGAGTCCATCCAGTGAGCCCTGTATTCCTCCAAGAAGTCCACAACCTCCTCGCAGTCCAGTGCCTCATAGTCAGCATTATTTACAGCAGCAAGACTGGGCTCATCCTCAACAGATGGCCAACCGTTGGGCAGCAGATCAAACCCAGGCAACACTTCAAACACCTGCCACTGCTTGGGCTCCGGTCAACTCCTCTTCTCAGCTTCATCCTCAGCCAACCACAAATAGCTGGAGTCAACAGCCGCCACGATCCCCTGTGAGTATGCAGGCCTGCAGTCCTACTTACAGTCCACATTACCCACCTCAACCCTCACGGAATATGTCAGACACTACTCCCAACTCTGTTGCCTCTTACCCACCACAAGCAGGAAAGCCATACGTCCACGCACCAAAAGCACCCCAGGGTTCATCAAGGGTTTGGGTCTCAAACAGAGGTGTTAATCGATCTGGTGATGGTCCTATGTCTGGGAGAGGTGCAGAATTGTTTGCCAAAAGACAGTCCCGTATGGAGAAGTTTATTGTCGACGACGAAACAGTGCAAGCTAACAAAACCAGATCTCCCTCCCCAACCTCTTCCCTCCCGAACTCCTGGAGGTATTCCACAAATGTTCGAGCGCCACCTCCGGTATCATACAACCCCCTCCTTTCCCCTTCCTACCCTCAGTCAGCAGCGAAGCAGCCCCCTGCAACTAGCCCCAAAATCAAGCCTAAGACCAAAGAGAAAGCTAAATCAGCCCCCAAGCAGCTCAATGCTTTAGATATTATGAAACACCAGCCTTATCAGTTGGACTCATCACTATTCAAGTATGATGCAGTCCCTGAGGCAAAAAGTCACAGCCCCAAAGCGGCCCCGGTGTCAAAGTTTGAGGCTACCAAAAAACTTAAGCAGAGATCTCTTTCCTCTCATCCTTCTTATAATACCTCTGAGCTTGCTGCTCAAAGCAAGGCAGAAGCCCCTGCTAAGTCCCGCGGATCGGTAAGTTCCCAGAATTCTTCTGCCCAGTTCGCAGTATCGGCTAAGCTGCTTGCAACTGACAAGCACTTGGATGACAAGCACACCGTTACACCTGCAGCCCATCACATAGCCAATAAGCAAGCACCAAGCGCCCGACCTGCAAGCACAACCTCTCAGCAGTCATCCACTGGTGACAGCATAGCTTcagctttttctcctgcatcTCTTATCGCTAGAGGCGCACGTCAAATGGCTCCTCGGCCAAAGTTTTCTGCTAAGAAGCCTGTGGCGACAGGCAAACAGTGGAAGCCCGTCGCCATGCTGCATTAG
- the myoz2b gene encoding myozenin-2b, which translates to MSQFSTMPAAERKKCAAAICREVNHGNSGDGMDLGKKLSTPKDIMLEELSLLSNRGSRLFKMRQRRSEKYTFESIQNEANAQLNNDILNENTHTVEIKVDGQGHGNTADAENTVSDMTADKLNTTAMPKTYHTPWEEAILSDPDLAETVKLTMPAPDPRPELPEYKSFNRVATPYGGFEKSTRGITFKLPEVELNPPRYPELQEPGMKRPTFNRTAQGWISEGTHLILPTITLEPVQVPESDDL; encoded by the exons ATGTCACAGTTCAGTACGATGCCAGCCGCAGAGAGGAAGAagtgtgcagcagctatttgcCGAGAGGTCAACCATGGTAACAGTG GAGACGGCATGGACCTGGGAAAAAAGCTCAGCACTCCTAAAGACATCATGTTGGAGGAGTTATCACTGCTTTCCAACAGAGGCTCCCGGCTTTTCAAAATGCGCCAGAGGAGATCTGAGAAATACACGTTTGAAAGTATTCAGAATGAAGCAAACGCGCAGCTAAAC aatgatattttaaatgaaaacacacacactgtggaaatCAAAGTGGATGGACAAGGTCATGGAAATACTGCTGATGCAGAAAACACTGTTTCAG ACATGACTGCAGACAAGTTAAACACCACAGCTATGCCCAAGACCTATCACACCCCATGGGAGGAGGCCATCCTCAGCGACCCTGACCTCGCTGAAACTGTCAAACTAACAATGCCAGCGCCAGACCCACGGCCAGAGCTGCCCGAGTACAAGAGCTTTAACCG GGTTGCGACTCCATACGGGGGCTTTGAAAAATCCACCAGAGGAATCACATTTAAACTCCCCGAGGTGGAGCTGAACCCCCCCAGATACCCAGAGCTGCAGGAGCCGGGGATGAAGCGGCCCACCTTCAACAGGACGGCCCAGGGGTGGATATCCGAGGGCACCCACCTGATCCTGCCCACGATTACCCTGGAGCCCGTCCAGGTCCCAGAGTCTGATGACCTGTAG
- the synpo2b gene encoding synaptopodin-2 isoform X1 translates to MEPGAEDIHNTDNLSPWSDSEGSHEFCVSESLAESYSDDDVSEEESPFEPQTALTAKSDPESSKHIQEVGVWESTGEQLPGSEEEVSYQEEEDIYHTESRESSTESPHDQTSQTSVSPHAESEPPAGQISRPHSSSSSLGCAAHMTLALTLTTEQPQGASNRHGPGTGNRRVESSEEGGSSEAPPASVFFGISDEGAEQAEKWNSETDTDLCRPDRHRTRSTRLSHIESPSQRHVKETKSKCKRIARLLTDAPNPQNKGALLFKKRRQRVKKYTLVSYGTGDNELDSEGQIGEEAEEVRSAGYNLVATSDSELEEQYSLHQQQQHNLSVNRGSVGEMDALPETSGKGVMMFAQRRKRMDEIQLEHEEMRSKALTVEALPEPECTEAQNMYDTEEMYMSDDQANYMDSNLRQHVDYQDNIPHMNNFGSKALVPNRTAKPFPGFQHGKSAPIKPVSIAPVMKKHEPRFKVPVPINTNPQVWSPTGDIIASRDERISVPAIKTGNMPESKRKPASKQSPMQQRSDLQVQNKGDRRSYIEPEEDFFSLGAEACNFMQPRTVKLKHPPPVAPKPVINPSCPPWMRRSPSSEPCIPPRSPQPPRSPVPHSQHYLQQQDWAHPQQMANRWAADQTQATLQTPATAWAPVNSSSQLHPQPTTNSWSQQPPRSPVSMQACSPTYSPHYPPQPSRNMSDTTPNSVASYPPQAGKPYVHAPKAPQGSSRVWVSNRGVNRSGDGPMSGRGAELFAKRQSRMEKFIVDDETVQANKTRSPSPTSSLPNSWRYSTNVRAPPPVSYNPLLSPSYPQSAAKQPPATSPKIKPKTKEKAKSAPKQLNALDIMKHQPYQLDSSLFKYDAVPEAKSHSPKAAPVSKFEATKKLKQRSLSSHPSYNTSELAAQSKAEAPAKSRGSGLGRSRSLSLPRRLNSVPSPGFLSPVSTPGSQPAFLPMQRQASFQERPCKPLSPWEVASRSPIALVDDAYAFQGLPSSAASNVRSAAQRRSLPEPPDEWRRRVSPDPAAVSKGQFYHAAPAFQAPSMSRTVAPEKPAFYGPPFRRAQPLGPASGANFGYVTQGSSPTKYSPLYGSIQRS, encoded by the exons ATGGAACCAGGAGCTGAAGACATACACAACACAGATAACTTGTCCCCCTGGTCTGATTCAGAGGGTTCCCACGAATTTTGTGTCTCTGAGTCCTTGGCAGAGTCCTACAGTGATGACGATGTCAGTGAGGAAGAGTCTCCCTTTGAACCACAGACTGCTCTTACGGCCAAGTCTGACCCCGAGTCTTCAAAGCACATTCAGGAGGTGGGAGTTTGGGAATCTACTGGTGAGCAACTGCCTGGAAGTGAAGAGGAAGTTTCataccaagaagaagaagacatctATCATACTGAATCAAGAGAGTCCAGTACAGAGTCTCCTCATGACCAAACCTCCCAAACCTCAGTGTCCCCTCATGCAGAGTCCGAGCCTCCTGCTGGCCAGATATCTCGGCCgcattcctcttcctcctctcttggCTGTGCCGCTCATATGACCCTGGCCTTGACCCTGACCACTGAACAGCCCCAGGGAGCCAGTAATAGGCACGGCCCAGGGACTGGGAACAGGAGGGTTGAATCttcagaggaaggagggagtaGCGAAGCACCTCCTGCCTCTGTCTTCTTTGGAATTTCAGACGAGGGTGCTGAGCAGGCAGAGAAGTGGAACTCAGAGACTGACACAGATCTGTGCAGACCGGACAGGCACAGGACAAGGTCCACAC GGCTCAGTCACATCGAGAGCCCATCACAAAGGCACGTCAAGGAGACCAAGTCTAAATGTAAGCGAATTGCTCGGCTTCTGACTGATGCGCCCAACCCTCAGAATAAGGGAGCCTTGCTGTTTAAAAAACGCCGCCAGAGGGTCAAGAAGTATACCCTGGTGAGTTACGGGACTGGTGACAACGAGCTTGACAGCGAAGGCCAAATAGGGGAGGAAGCTGAAGAAGTCAGATCAGCTGGATACAACCTTGTGGCTACAAGTGATTCTGAGTTAGAGGAGCAGTATTCtcttcatcagcagcagcagcacaatcTAAGTGTGAATCGGGGAAGTGTTGGAGAAATGGATGCCCTACCAGAGACAAGCGGGAAGGGAGTTATGATGTTTGCACAGCGGCGCAAACGAATGGACGAGATTCAGTTAGAGCACGAAGAAATGAGGAGTAAAGCATTAACTGTAGAGGCGCTGCCCGAACCCGAATGTACAGAAGCACAGAATATGTATGACACGGAGGAAATGTACATGAGTGATGATCAGGCCAATTACATGGATTCAAATCTGAGGCAGCACGTAGACTACCAAGACAATATTCCACACATGAACAACTTTGGAAGCAAAGCTCTGGTGCCAAACAGAACTGCAAAACCTTTCCCTGGATTTCAACATGGTAAAAGTGCTCCTATCAAGCCTGTTAGCATTGCTCCAGTCATGAAGAAGCATGAACCAAGATTCAAAGTCCCCGTGCCTATTAACACTAACCCACAGGTTTGGTCTCCAACTGGGGACATCATTGCCTCAAGAGATGAGAGAATATCTGTGCCAGCCATCAAGACCGGCAACATGCCAGAGTCAAAACGGAAACCTGCTAGCAAGCAGTCCCCAATGCAGCAACGATCAGATCTTCAGGTTCAAAACAAAGGGGACAGGAGGTCTTACATCGAGCCGGAGGAGGACTTTTTTAGTCTAGGCGCTGAAGCTTGTAACTTCATGCAACCCAGAACGGTAAAACTCAAGCACCCGCCTCCAGTCGCCCCAAAACCTGTCATCAACCCAAGCTGTCCGCCTTGGATGAGGAGGAGTCCATCCAGTGAGCCCTGTATTCCTCCAAGAAGTCCACAACCTCCTCGCAGTCCAGTGCCTCATAGTCAGCATTATTTACAGCAGCAAGACTGGGCTCATCCTCAACAGATGGCCAACCGTTGGGCAGCAGATCAAACCCAGGCAACACTTCAAACACCTGCCACTGCTTGGGCTCCGGTCAACTCCTCTTCTCAGCTTCATCCTCAGCCAACCACAAATAGCTGGAGTCAACAGCCGCCACGATCCCCTGTGAGTATGCAGGCCTGCAGTCCTACTTACAGTCCACATTACCCACCTCAACCCTCACGGAATATGTCAGACACTACTCCCAACTCTGTTGCCTCTTACCCACCACAAGCAGGAAAGCCATACGTCCACGCACCAAAAGCACCCCAGGGTTCATCAAGGGTTTGGGTCTCAAACAGAGGTGTTAATCGATCTGGTGATGGTCCTATGTCTGGGAGAGGTGCAGAATTGTTTGCCAAAAGACAGTCCCGTATGGAGAAGTTTATTGTCGACGACGAAACAGTGCAAGCTAACAAAACCAGATCTCCCTCCCCAACCTCTTCCCTCCCGAACTCCTGGAGGTATTCCACAAATGTTCGAGCGCCACCTCCGGTATCATACAACCCCCTCCTTTCCCCTTCCTACCCTCAGTCAGCAGCGAAGCAGCCCCCTGCAACTAGCCCCAAAATCAAGCCTAAGACCAAAGAGAAAGCTAAATCAGCCCCCAAGCAGCTCAATGCTTTAGATATTATGAAACACCAGCCTTATCAGTTGGACTCATCACTATTCAAGTATGATGCAGTCCCTGAGGCAAAAAGTCACAGCCCCAAAGCGGCCCCGGTGTCAAAGTTTGAGGCTACCAAAAAACTTAAGCAGAGATCTCTTTCCTCTCATCCTTCTTATAATACCTCTGAGCTTGCTGCTCAAAGCAAGGCAGAAGCCCCTGCTAAGTCCCGCGGATCG GGACTTGGCAGGAGCCGCTCCCTGAGCCTCCCCAGGCGACTCAATTCAGTGCCTTCTCCTGGATTCCTGTCGCCCGTGAGCACGCCGGGAAGTCAGCCAGCGTTTTTACCTATGCAGAGGCAAGCGTCCTTTCAGGAAAGACCCTGCAAGCCCCTGTCACCGTGGGAGGTTGCGTCAAGAAGCCCCATCGCTTTAGTGGATGACGCCTATGCGTTTCAGGGCCTCCCGTCATCTGCTGCTTCTAATGTCAGATCTGCAGCGCAGCGCAGGTCTCTGCCAGAGCCTCCAGACGAATGGAGGCGCAGGGTGTCTCCTGATCCCGCAGCTGTCAGTAAGGGTCAGTTTTATCATGCGGCCCCAGCTTTTCAGGCTCCGTCCATGAGCAGGACAGTTGCACCTGAGAAACCAGCCTTCTATGGGCCTCCCTTCAGACGTGCCCAGCCTCTCGGCCCTGCCAGTGGGGCCAACTTCGGATACGTGACACAGGGCTCCAGTCCAACAAAGTACTCCCCTTTGTATGGTTCAATCCAGAGAAGTTAA